The nucleotide window TCCAGAGGCTCGGTACCGACTGCCTTGCCTTCGCGGTTGAGCGTGATCTTCTCGATCCGCGCTTCGGCCGTCTTGAGCAGGGTTTCGCAATGCGCCTTGAGCGCTTCGCCGCGCTCGTAGATGGCGATGGACTCGGCCAGGGGCGCCTTGCCGCTTTCCAGCTTGGCCACGATCTGTTCGAGCTGCTCCAGCGCTGCCTCGAAGCTCAGCGATTTCACATCGTCATGTGCAGTTTCGGCCATCTGTGCCCCGCTCGTTCAGAATCTGTTCATCAAGCTACCCCTGGAGCGTCGCCACATGCTGGCGCACACCCCCGGCGAGCCCCTTGAGGTCATAGCCACCTTCGAGCAGCGACACAATGCGATTGGCGCAACGCTTTTCGGCAATGTCCATCAACTTGCCCGTAACCCAGTGGAAATCGTCGTCCACCCATTCGAGCTGTGCCAGCGGGTCGCGGATATGCGCATCAAAACCGGCCGAGATCAGCAGCAGATCGGGCGCAAAATTATCCAGCGCTGGCAGGATGATATCCCTATAGGCCGCCCGCATGGCCTCGCCGCCCGAATGGGCCGGGAGCGCGGCGTTGACGATATTGCCCATGCCGGTCTCATCCGGCCGGCCGGTGCCGGGATAGAGCGGCATCTGGTGGCTCGAGGCGTAGAAAACGCTCGGATCGTCCTTGAATATGTCCTGCGTGCCATTGCCGTGATGCACATCGAAATCGACAATGGCGACACGCTCGGCCCCATATTTCCGCTGCGCCTCCCGCGCCACGATGGCAATGGTGTTGATCAGGCAGAACCCCATGGGCGTGGCGATTTCGGCATGGTGCCCCGGCGGCCTGATGGCGCAAAAGGCATTGTCCACCTCGCCCAGCAGCACAGCCTCCAGTCCCGCCAGGGCGCCACCGAGCCCGGTTGCGGCCGCGTCCATCGAGCCATGAGAGATGAAGGTATCGGCGTCGATCTGGCCGATGCCTTCGGCCGGCCTGGCATCGCG belongs to Devosia sp. XK-2 and includes:
- a CDS encoding histone deacetylase family protein, encoding MTTLLVSQPNFADHQTPKGHPERADRIRVVEDVLAGPQFAALKRRNAPFGDLMLAELVHDGAYLARLRDARPAEGIGQIDADTFISHGSMDAAATGLGGALAGLEAVLLGEVDNAFCAIRPPGHHAEIATPMGFCLINTIAIVAREAQRKYGAERVAIVDFDVHHGNGTQDIFKDDPSVFYASSHQMPLYPGTGRPDETGMGNIVNAALPAHSGGEAMRAAYRDIILPALDNFAPDLLLISAGFDAHIRDPLAQLEWVDDDFHWVTGKLMDIAEKRCANRIVSLLEGGYDLKGLAGGVRQHVATLQG
- a CDS encoding exodeoxyribonuclease VII small subunit translates to MAETAHDDVKSLSFEAALEQLEQIVAKLESGKAPLAESIAIYERGEALKAHCETLLKTAEARIEKITLNREGKAVGTEPLDAG